One genomic window of Streptococcus mitis includes the following:
- the queD gene encoding 6-carboxytetrahydropterin synthase QueD has translation MFFAPKEIKQETGESLVYNPHRTLVSKEFTFDAAHHLFHYEGKCKSLHGHTYHLQIAVSGFLDERGMTYDFGDIKAIYKNYLEPHLDHRYLNETLPYMNTTAENMVYWIFQIMNQELPDERGLRLEYVRLYETPTAFAEFRREWLDD, from the coding sequence ATGTTTTTTGCACCTAAAGAAATCAAACAGGAAACTGGGGAATCGCTTGTCTACAATCCTCACAGAACCTTGGTATCAAAAGAATTTACCTTTGACGCTGCCCACCACCTTTTTCACTACGAGGGAAAATGCAAATCCCTGCACGGCCACACCTATCATCTGCAGATTGCTGTCAGTGGATTTTTAGATGAACGTGGCATGACCTATGATTTTGGAGACATCAAAGCGATCTACAAGAACTACTTAGAGCCCCACTTGGACCATCGCTATCTCAATGAGACCCTGCCCTATATGAACACAACTGCTGAAAATATGGTTTACTGGATTTTCCAAATCATGAATCAAGAGTTGCCAGACGAACGCGGTCTCCGTTTGGAATATGTTCGCCTCTATGAGACTCCAACTGCCTTTGCAGAGTTTAGACGGGAGTGGTTAGATGACTAG
- a CDS encoding DUF2785 domain-containing protein, whose protein sequence is MYQELLRKISEERPSYHEEEIQWLLDHLGDPSPEIRDDLVFTSFARGIQEELFTQEQFHFIADVVSADGGLDKEIDKIGLPTLERSFRALIYANLLSADANQQSVFYQGLKAEIRNVLLNQGLYYLSKEKDTTGFSSQYGWVHAFAHGADLLTEVVCHPDFPKNRVHEVFDILGQLFKRISIRFTDDEDWRLARVIYEPILQGKLEQEQVASWIKAVDFPIEEREDFYKFSNFRSCLLEVYVQLDQRNSLQDDLKEAIQSFQY, encoded by the coding sequence ATGTATCAAGAGTTACTCAGAAAAATATCTGAAGAAAGACCAAGTTATCATGAGGAAGAAATCCAGTGGTTGCTTGATCATTTGGGAGATCCTTCTCCAGAAATTCGTGATGACCTTGTTTTTACAAGCTTTGCTAGAGGGATTCAGGAAGAGCTATTTACACAGGAACAATTTCATTTCATTGCTGATGTGGTCTCAGCTGATGGAGGACTAGACAAAGAGATTGATAAGATAGGCCTGCCAACACTCGAACGTTCTTTTAGGGCGCTTATTTATGCAAATCTCTTGTCGGCGGACGCCAACCAGCAATCGGTTTTTTATCAGGGATTAAAAGCAGAAATTCGCAATGTCCTTTTAAATCAAGGTTTGTACTATCTTTCAAAAGAAAAGGATACAACGGGTTTTTCAAGTCAGTATGGTTGGGTTCATGCTTTTGCACATGGAGCCGATTTACTGACAGAGGTGGTTTGTCATCCAGACTTTCCTAAAAACAGAGTTCATGAAGTATTTGATATACTTGGCCAACTATTTAAAAGAATTTCGATTCGCTTTACAGATGATGAGGATTGGCGTTTAGCCAGAGTGATCTATGAACCTATTTTACAAGGGAAGTTGGAGCAAGAGCAAGTAGCTTCTTGGATAAAAGCTGTTGACTTTCCGATAGAAGAAAGGGAAGATTTTTATAAATTTTCCAACTTCAGATCCTGTCTGTTGGAAGTTTATGTCCAACTTGACCAGAGAAATAGTTTACAAGATGACTTGAAAGAAGCTATCCAGTCTTTTCAATACTAG
- the queF gene encoding preQ(1) synthase: MSQQEEMKNLSLLGNKETNYIFEYQPEVLESFDNRHVENDYFIKFNCPEFTSLCPITAQPDFATIYISYIPDKLCVESKSLKLYLFSYRNHGDFHENCINTIGKDLVNLLDPRYLEVWGKFTPRGGISIDPYYNYGKPGTKYEGLAEQRLFQHDLYPEKIDNR; the protein is encoded by the coding sequence ATGTCACAACAAGAAGAAATGAAAAACCTCAGCCTACTAGGCAACAAAGAAACCAACTACATTTTCGAATATCAACCAGAAGTCCTCGAATCCTTTGACAATCGTCATGTGGAAAATGACTATTTCATCAAATTTAACTGCCCTGAATTTACCTCGCTTTGTCCCATCACTGCTCAACCAGACTTTGCAACTATTTATATTTCCTACATTCCTGACAAGCTCTGTGTCGAATCAAAATCCCTCAAACTCTACCTCTTTAGCTACCGAAACCACGGAGATTTCCACGAAAACTGTATCAACACCATCGGGAAAGATTTGGTTAACTTGCTAGACCCTCGCTATTTAGAAGTCTGGGGAAAATTCACTCCGCGTGGTGGCATTTCAATTGACCCCTACTACAACTACGGTAAGCCAGGAACTAAGTATGAAGGCTTAGCAGAACAACGCCTCTTCCAACACGACCTTTATCCAGAGAAAATTGACAACCGTTAA
- a CDS encoding nuclear transport factor 2 family protein, with product MSTNLEIFNAYNQALIAGDFPGVFETMADDIVWHQPGNHSISGTVVGKDKLGTHLATFAEKTNGTFKVVTNWVSDNKDLIAANVTFLGTRADGTELNMNGIDLFRIEDGKIKEVWLFSSDQAEEDSFWG from the coding sequence ATGTCAACAAACTTAGAAATTTTCAATGCTTATAACCAAGCTTTAATTGCTGGTGACTTTCCTGGTGTCTTTGAAACGATGGCAGACGATATTGTCTGGCATCAACCTGGTAATCATAGTATATCTGGTACAGTTGTTGGTAAGGACAAGCTAGGAACTCACCTGGCTACATTTGCTGAGAAAACTAATGGAACCTTTAAGGTGGTAACAAATTGGGTTTCTGACAATAAGGATTTAATCGCAGCCAATGTTACTTTTCTTGGAACACGTGCTGATGGTACTGAACTCAATATGAACGGGATTGACCTCTTCCGCATTGAAGACGGAAAAATCAAAGAAGTTTGGCTCTTCTCTTCAGATCAAGCTGAAGAAGATAGCTTTTGGGGATAA
- the queE gene encoding 7-carboxy-7-deazaguanine synthase QueE, which yields MTRERVLKLPVLEIFGPTFQGEGRAIGQKTMFVRTAGCDYHCDWCDSAFTWDGSEKPTRMTADEVIAALDKLGSYDYVTLSGGNPAILAANMAELVTKLKERGITLAVETQGSRWQNWLKDIDQVTLSPKPPSSKMEVNFETLDFIVSQLDPNKVTFKIPVFDDADLAFAKGIQERYQPDVLFLSAGNPEPKARGNIVQDQLDRLKELWERVAADDSWGNVRVLPQLHTLLYDNQRGV from the coding sequence ATGACTAGGGAACGTGTCCTTAAACTACCAGTTCTAGAAATTTTCGGTCCAACCTTTCAAGGTGAAGGTCGTGCAATTGGGCAGAAAACCATGTTTGTCCGCACTGCAGGTTGCGACTACCACTGCGACTGGTGCGACTCTGCTTTCACTTGGGACGGTTCTGAAAAGCCAACTCGCATGACAGCTGACGAGGTCATTGCTGCCTTAGATAAACTAGGAAGTTACGACTATGTAACCCTATCTGGGGGAAATCCTGCTATCCTAGCAGCCAATATGGCTGAACTGGTCACTAAACTCAAGGAACGCGGTATCACTCTGGCTGTTGAAACCCAAGGCTCTCGCTGGCAAAATTGGTTAAAAGACATTGACCAAGTCACCCTGAGCCCCAAGCCTCCCTCATCTAAGATGGAAGTCAACTTTGAGACCTTGGATTTTATCGTTTCCCAATTGGATCCAAATAAGGTTACCTTTAAAATTCCTGTCTTTGATGATGCAGATTTAGCCTTTGCCAAAGGGATTCAAGAACGCTACCAACCAGATGTTCTCTTCTTATCTGCTGGAAATCCTGAGCCCAAGGCTAGAGGCAATATTGTCCAAGACCAACTGGACCGCCTCAAAGAACTCTGGGAACGTGTCGCTGCTGACGACAGCTGGGGCAATGTCCGCGTCCTTCCTCAACTTCATACCCTCCTCTACGATAACCAACGTGGTGTTTAA
- a CDS encoding 16S rRNA (uracil(1498)-N(3))-methyltransferase, with product MQQYFVKGNATSPVIIEDKETSKHMFQVMRLKEDDEVTLVFDDGVKRLAHVLDVEARQFELVQELDDNVELPVQVTIASGFPKGDKLEFITQKVTELGASQIWAFPADWSVAKWDGKKLGKKVEKLEKIALGAAEQSKRNLVPSIKLFEKKADFLAQLDQFDRIIVAYEESAKEGEAAALLQAVTGLETGAKLLFIFGPEGGLSPAEIESFEAKGSVLAGLGPRILRAETAPLYALSALSVLLELEK from the coding sequence ATGCAGCAGTATTTTGTAAAGGGTAATGCTACCTCGCCAGTCATCATCGAGGATAAGGAAACCAGCAAGCATATGTTTCAGGTAATGCGCTTGAAAGAAGATGATGAGGTTACTTTGGTCTTTGATGATGGAGTCAAGCGTTTGGCGCATGTGCTGGATGTGGAAGCTCGTCAGTTTGAGTTGGTCCAAGAACTAGATGACAATGTGGAACTGCCCGTTCAAGTAACCATCGCATCTGGATTTCCCAAGGGAGACAAGCTGGAGTTTATCACTCAAAAAGTAACCGAACTCGGAGCTAGTCAAATCTGGGCCTTCCCAGCAGACTGGTCAGTTGCCAAGTGGGATGGCAAGAAATTGGGTAAAAAGGTTGAAAAACTAGAAAAAATTGCCCTTGGAGCAGCAGAACAAAGCAAGCGTAATTTGGTCCCAAGTATCAAGCTTTTTGAGAAAAAAGCAGACTTTCTAGCCCAACTTGACCAATTTGACCGTATCATAGTAGCCTATGAAGAGTCGGCCAAAGAAGGTGAAGCCGCTGCGCTCTTACAAGCGGTCACTGGTCTTGAAACAGGAGCTAAACTGCTCTTTATCTTTGGTCCAGAAGGTGGTCTGTCACCTGCAGAAATTGAGAGTTTCGAAGCTAAGGGATCAGTCTTAGCAGGACTTGGTCCTCGTATTTTGCGAGCAGAAACAGCACCACTTTACGCTTTATCAGCCCTTAGTGTTTTATTAGAATTAGAGAAATAA
- a CDS encoding (S)-acetoin forming diacetyl reductase, translated as MSKVAIVTGAGQGIGFAIAKRLVQDGFKVGVLDYNPETAEKAVAELSAENAFAVVADVSKQAEVAQAFQKVVDHFGDLNVVVNNAGVAPTTPLDTITEEQFTRTFGINVGGVIWGSQAAQAQFKALGHGGKIINATSQAGVVGNPNLTVYGGTKFAVRGITQTLARDLADSGITVNAYAPGIVKTPMMYDIAHEVGKNAGKDDEWGMQTFAKDITLKRLSEPEDVAAAVSFLAGPDSNYITGQTIIVDGGMQFH; from the coding sequence ATGTCTAAAGTTGCTATTGTCACAGGTGCAGGTCAAGGAATCGGTTTTGCAATCGCAAAACGATTGGTTCAAGATGGCTTTAAGGTAGGAGTCTTAGACTACAATCCCGAAACAGCTGAAAAAGCTGTTGCCGAATTATCAGCTGAAAATGCCTTTGCTGTCGTGGCCGATGTTTCGAAACAGGCCGAAGTTGCACAAGCATTTCAAAAGGTTGTTGACCATTTTGGTGATTTGAATGTTGTCGTAAATAACGCTGGTGTTGCTCCCACTACTCCTCTTGATACAATTACTGAGGAACAATTTACACGCACTTTCGGTATCAACGTTGGTGGTGTCATTTGGGGTTCACAAGCTGCACAAGCGCAATTTAAAGCACTTGGCCACGGAGGTAAAATTATCAACGCAACCTCTCAAGCCGGTGTAGTGGGCAATCCAAACTTGACTGTTTATGGTGGTACAAAATTCGCTGTTCGTGGTATTACTCAAACATTGGCGCGTGATTTAGCAGACTCAGGCATCACTGTTAACGCCTACGCACCAGGTATTGTGAAAACACCAATGATGTACGACATCGCTCATGAAGTTGGTAAAAATGCAGGAAAAGATGACGAATGGGGTATGCAGACATTTGCAAAAGATATTACCCTAAAACGTCTATCTGAACCAGAAGATGTGGCTGCTGCTGTCAGCTTCCTTGCAGGACCAGATTCAAACTACATTACAGGACAAACCATTATCGTTGATGGTGGTATGCAATTCCATTAA
- the prmA gene encoding 50S ribosomal protein L11 methyltransferase encodes METWQELKVTVKREGEELVSNLLIELGAQGVAIEDSMDYVGNVDRFGEIFPEVEQQEEIVVTAYYPDTVDVATVESDLQARLAELTDFMDLGEVKMGTTALAEEDWADNWKKYYEPARITHDLTIVPSWTDYEATAGEKIIKLDPGMAFGTGTHPTTKMSLFALEQVLRGGETVLDVGTGSGVLSIASSLLGAKEIFAYDLDDVAVRVAQENIELNPGMENIHVAAGDLLKGVEIEADVIVANILADILIHLTDDAYRLVKDEGYLIMSGIIKDKWDMVRKSAESAGFFLETHMVQGEWNACVFKKTKDISGVIGG; translated from the coding sequence ATGGAAACATGGCAAGAGTTAAAAGTTACAGTTAAGCGTGAGGGGGAGGAGTTAGTTTCCAATCTCTTGATTGAGCTGGGAGCGCAAGGAGTCGCAATCGAAGACAGTATGGACTATGTGGGAAATGTTGACCGCTTCGGCGAGATTTTCCCAGAGGTCGAGCAGCAAGAAGAAATCGTAGTAACAGCCTACTATCCTGATACGGTTGATGTAGCAACGGTTGAGTCAGATTTGCAGGCTCGTCTCGCGGAACTAACTGATTTTATGGACTTGGGAGAGGTCAAAATGGGGACGACTGCCTTGGCTGAGGAAGACTGGGCAGACAACTGGAAGAAATACTATGAACCAGCTCGCATCACTCATGATTTGACCATCGTGCCGTCGTGGACGGACTACGAGGCGACTGCTGGGGAAAAGATTATCAAGCTGGATCCTGGCATGGCTTTTGGTACGGGGACCCATCCAACCACTAAGATGAGCCTCTTTGCCTTGGAGCAGGTTCTTCGTGGTGGGGAAACAGTGCTAGATGTGGGGACTGGATCAGGCGTCCTCTCTATTGCTAGCTCGCTACTGGGTGCTAAGGAAATTTTCGCCTACGACCTAGATGATGTAGCGGTTCGTGTGGCTCAGGAAAATATTGAGCTCAACCCTGGCATGGAAAACATCCATGTAGCTGCAGGTGATTTGCTTAAGGGGGTTGAGATTGAGGCAGATGTCATTGTGGCTAATATCTTGGCGGATATTCTCATTCATCTGACAGATGATGCTTATCGATTGGTCAAGGATGAAGGCTACCTCATCATGAGTGGGATTATCAAGGACAAGTGGGACATGGTGCGCAAGTCGGCTGAGTCAGCTGGATTTTTCCTCGAAACTCACATGGTTCAAGGGGAATGGAATGCCTGTGTCTTTAAGAAAACCAAGGATATTTCCGGTGTGATTGGAGGCTAG
- a CDS encoding winged helix-turn-helix transcriptional regulator, with protein MCPFATTQRVLTGKWALVIIYQLSTGTKRFKELQRLLPGITQTILTRHLRQLEKDKIVQRKVYAEVPPRVEYSLTEMGQEFRVVLDAVEKWGLDYIKLLEM; from the coding sequence ATTTGTCCATTTGCAACAACGCAGAGGGTTTTAACGGGGAAATGGGCACTGGTAATCATTTATCAGTTGAGTACGGGTACCAAACGATTTAAAGAATTGCAGAGATTATTGCCTGGGATTACTCAAACTATTTTGACCCGTCATCTCCGTCAATTAGAAAAGGATAAGATTGTTCAACGAAAGGTCTATGCCGAAGTTCCACCACGAGTTGAGTACAGCTTAACTGAAATGGGGCAGGAATTCAGAGTTGTTTTAGATGCTGTCGAGAAATGGGGTCTAGATTATATCAAGTTGCTAGAAATGTAG
- a CDS encoding MIP/aquaporin family protein, translated as MKKFVAELIGTFMLVFIGTGAVVFGNGLDGLGHLGIAFAFGLAIVVAAYSIGTVSGAHLNPAVSIAMFVNKRLSSSELVNYILGQVVGAFLASASVFFLLANSGMSTASLGENALANGVTVFGGFLFEVIATFLFVLVIMTVTSESKGNGAIAGLVIGLSLMAMILVGLNITGLSVNPARSLAPAVLVGGAALRQVWIFILAPIAGGVLAALVAKKFLGTEE; from the coding sequence ATGAAAAAATTTGTTGCTGAGTTAATCGGTACGTTCATGCTTGTGTTCATCGGAACAGGAGCTGTTGTTTTTGGAAATGGTCTTGATGGCCTAGGTCACCTTGGAATCGCCTTTGCCTTTGGTTTAGCCATCGTGGTTGCAGCCTACTCAATCGGAACTGTTTCAGGTGCTCACTTGAACCCAGCTGTTTCGATCGCTATGTTTGTTAACAAACGTTTGTCATCTTCAGAGCTTGTAAACTACATCCTTGGACAAGTAGTTGGAGCTTTCTTAGCATCTGCTTCTGTCTTCTTCCTCTTGGCAAACTCAGGTATGTCAACTGCTAGTCTTGGTGAAAATGCCTTGGCAAACGGTGTCACTGTCTTTGGTGGTTTCTTGTTTGAAGTCATTGCAACTTTCTTGTTTGTCTTGGTTATCATGACCGTAACTTCAGAAAGCAAGGGGAATGGCGCGATTGCTGGTTTGGTAATCGGTTTGTCCTTGATGGCGATGATTCTTGTCGGATTGAACATTACTGGCCTTTCAGTAAACCCAGCTCGTAGCTTGGCACCAGCTGTCTTGGTAGGTGGTGCAGCCCTTCGACAAGTTTGGATTTTCATCCTTGCACCAATCGCTGGTGGAGTTCTTGCAGCCCTCGTTGCAAAAAAATTCCTAGGAACAGAAGAATAA
- the queC gene encoding 7-cyano-7-deazaguanine synthase QueC, with translation MKRQSALVVFSGGQDSTTCLFWAKEHYETVEAVTFAYGQRHHLEIQVAREIAKEQGIRHHILDMSLLGQITENALTSDLEIEQKEGEVPNTFVDGRNHLFLSFAAVLAKQRGIKDIVTGVCETDFSGYPDCRDVFVKSLNVTLNLAMDYDFVIQTPLMWLDKAETWELADQLGAFDYVREKTLTCYNGIIGSGCGDCPACHLRQHGLDAYLSQKGAS, from the coding sequence ATGAAACGTCAATCAGCCTTGGTCGTCTTTAGTGGCGGTCAAGATTCTACAACCTGCCTCTTTTGGGCTAAAGAACACTATGAAACGGTCGAAGCCGTCACCTTTGCCTACGGTCAACGCCATCATCTCGAAATTCAAGTTGCTAGAGAAATCGCTAAGGAACAAGGAATTCGTCATCACATCCTAGATATGTCCCTGCTGGGGCAAATCACTGAAAATGCCCTGACCTCTGATCTGGAAATTGAGCAAAAAGAAGGAGAGGTTCCCAATACCTTCGTTGACGGTCGCAACCACCTCTTTCTATCCTTTGCGGCAGTTCTTGCCAAGCAACGAGGCATTAAAGACATCGTGACAGGTGTCTGTGAAACAGACTTTTCAGGCTACCCTGACTGCCGGGATGTCTTTGTCAAATCCCTCAATGTCACCCTCAACCTTGCCATGGATTACGACTTCGTTATCCAAACACCTCTCATGTGGCTAGACAAGGCTGAAACTTGGGAATTGGCTGACCAACTCGGTGCCTTTGACTATGTTCGTGAAAAAACTCTAACCTGCTACAATGGGATTATCGGAAGTGGCTGTGGAGATTGCCCAGCCTGCCATCTACGTCAACATGGTCTAGATGCTTATCTCTCACAGAAAGGAGCGTCCTAA
- a CDS encoding MarR family winged helix-turn-helix transcriptional regulator: protein MTYLEKWFDFNRRQKEIESLLEETVAQQSEQSLTLKEFYLLYYLDLAQEKSLRQIDLPDKLHLSPSAVSRMVARLEAKNCGLLSRRCCDQDRRSSFICLTSDGQKTLASLQKAVEESLETGLNFLI from the coding sequence ATGACCTACTTAGAAAAATGGTTTGATTTCAATCGGCGTCAGAAAGAAATCGAAAGTCTCTTGGAAGAGACTGTTGCCCAGCAGAGTGAACAAAGTCTGACCTTGAAAGAGTTCTACCTGCTCTACTATCTGGATTTGGCCCAAGAAAAATCTCTACGCCAGATTGACCTGCCAGATAAGCTTCATCTGAGCCCGAGCGCTGTTTCTCGGATGGTGGCTCGCTTAGAAGCTAAAAATTGTGGTCTACTTAGTCGCAGGTGTTGTGATCAAGATCGACGCTCTAGCTTCATCTGCCTGACAAGCGATGGACAAAAGACACTAGCCTCTCTACAAAAGGCTGTCGAAGAAAGCTTGGAAACTGGTTTAAATTTCTTAATTTAA
- a CDS encoding DUF4649 family protein — protein sequence MIEITYLDASKNERTVTFDSYEDFDRSQQACLIGVADYYPVQKLTYNGHDLDYHGTYGDIFFYLKKQDLSQYN from the coding sequence ATGATTGAAATTACCTATCTAGATGCCAGCAAGAATGAAAGAACTGTCACCTTCGATTCTTATGAAGATTTTGATCGTTCACAACAAGCTTGCCTTATCGGCGTCGCAGACTACTACCCTGTCCAAAAATTAACTTACAACGGTCATGATTTGGACTATCATGGGACTTACGGAGATATCTTCTTCTATCTCAAGAAACAAGATTTAAGCCAATATAACTAA
- the trxA gene encoding thioredoxin — MAKAITDATFEQETKDGLVLVDFWATWCGPCRMQGPILDKLSEELSEDVLKIVKMDVDENPNTARAFGIMSIPTLLFKKDGQVVKQVAGVHTAEQIKAIVAELS; from the coding sequence ATGGCAAAAGCAATTACAGATGCAACATTCGAACAAGAAACAAAAGACGGTTTGGTCTTGGTAGACTTCTGGGCAACTTGGTGTGGTCCATGTCGTATGCAAGGTCCAATCTTGGACAAATTGTCTGAAGAACTTTCAGAAGATGTATTGAAAATCGTTAAAATGGACGTTGATGAAAATCCAAACACAGCTCGTGCTTTTGGAATCATGTCTATCCCAACTCTTCTCTTCAAAAAAGACGGCCAAGTTGTAAAACAAGTTGCTGGTGTTCACACAGCAGAACAAATCAAGGCCATCGTTGCTGAATTGAGCTAA
- a CDS encoding CidA/LrgA family protein produces the protein MKLYVQLMILFVISLIGEGISSFFHLPIPGSIIGLIILFLALQFKWLRTRHVNMVGNFLLANMTILFLPPAVGIMEKFDVIAPYLLPIVLIVFFAAVINIILIALVVQFIKRRFEGDYEKGDSK, from the coding sequence ATGAAATTATATGTTCAATTAATGATTCTCTTTGTGATTTCTCTAATCGGAGAGGGAATCTCCAGTTTCTTTCATTTGCCCATCCCAGGCAGTATTATCGGCTTAATCATTCTCTTTTTAGCCCTGCAATTCAAGTGGCTGAGAACCAGACATGTCAACATGGTAGGGAACTTCTTGCTGGCCAATATGACCATTCTCTTTTTGCCACCAGCAGTGGGAATCATGGAGAAGTTTGATGTGATTGCTCCCTATCTTTTGCCAATTGTTTTGATTGTCTTTTTTGCAGCAGTCATCAATATTATCCTCATAGCCTTGGTAGTTCAGTTTATCAAGAGACGGTTTGAGGGAGATTATGAGAAAGGAGATTCCAAATGA
- the pepF gene encoding oligoendopeptidase F, giving the protein MEQKHRSEFPEKELWDLTALYQDREDFLRAIEKAREDINQFSRDYKGNLYTFEDFEKAFAELEQIYIQMSHIGNYGFMPQTTDYSNDEFANIAQAGMEFETDASVALTFFDDALVAADEEVLNRLGELPHLTAAIRQAKIKKAHYLGADVEKALTNLGEVFYSPQDIYTKMRAGDFEMADFEAHGKTYKNSFVTYENFYQNHEDAEVREKSFRSFSEGLRKHQNTAAAAYLAQVKSEKLLADMKGYDSVFDYLLAEQEVDRAMFDRQIDLIMKDFAPVAQRYLKHVAKVNGLEKMTFADWKLDLDSALNPQVTIDDAYDLVMKSVEPLGQEYCQEVARYQEERWVDFAANSGKDSGGYAADPYRVHPYVLMSWTGRLSDVYTLIHEIGHSGQFIFSDNHQSYFNAHMSTYYVEAPSTFNELLLSDYLEHQSDDPRQKRFALAHRLTDTYFHNFITHLLEAAFQRKVYTLIEEGETFGASKLNSIMKEVLTDFWGDAIEIDDDAALTWMRQAHYYMGLYSYTYSAGLVISTAGYLHLKNSETGAEDWLNLLKSGGSKTPLESAMIIGADISTDKPLRDTIQFLSDTVDQIIAYSAQLGE; this is encoded by the coding sequence ATGGAACAAAAACACCGATCAGAATTTCCAGAGAAGGAACTTTGGGATTTAACAGCCTTATACCAAGACCGTGAGGATTTCTTACGTGCAATCGAGAAGGCTCGTGAAGACATCAACCAGTTTAGCCGTGATTACAAGGGTAATCTTTATACTTTTGAGGATTTTGAAAAGGCCTTTGCGGAATTGGAGCAAATCTACATTCAGATGAGCCATATTGGCAACTATGGCTTTATGCCACAGACGACAGATTATAGCAATGACGAATTTGCTAACATTGCCCAAGCTGGGATGGAATTTGAAACAGATGCTAGCGTAGCATTGACCTTCTTTGACGATGCCTTGGTGGCAGCAGACGAGGAAGTCTTGAATCGTTTGGGTGAATTGCCTCATTTAACAGCTGCCATTCGTCAGGCCAAAATCAAAAAAGCCCACTATCTAGGGGCTGATGTGGAGAAGGCCTTGACCAATCTGGGTGAAGTTTTCTACAGTCCGCAGGATATTTACACTAAAATGCGAGCTGGGGATTTCGAAATGGCTGACTTTGAAGCCCATGGAAAGACCTACAAAAACAGCTTTGTGACTTATGAGAATTTCTACCAAAATCATGAGGACGCTGAGGTTCGTGAGAAATCTTTCCGTTCCTTCTCAGAAGGACTTCGTAAGCACCAAAATACGGCTGCTGCAGCCTATCTAGCTCAGGTTAAGTCTGAAAAACTATTGGCAGATATGAAGGGATACGACTCTGTTTTTGACTATCTTCTGGCTGAACAAGAAGTGGACCGTGCCATGTTTGACCGCCAGATTGACCTCATCATGAAGGATTTTGCGCCCGTTGCTCAGAGATACCTCAAGCATGTTGCCAAGGTAAATGGTCTTGAAAAGATGACCTTTGCAGACTGGAAATTGGATTTGGATAGTGCCCTCAATCCTCAAGTGACCATTGACGACGCCTATGATTTGGTCATGAAGTCGGTAGAACCTTTGGGACAAGAATATTGTCAGGAAGTTGCTCGCTATCAAGAAGAGCGCTGGGTAGACTTTGCTGCTAACAGTGGCAAGGATTCCGGAGGTTATGCGGCGGATCCATATCGCGTGCACCCTTATGTCCTCATGAGCTGGACAGGTCGTTTGAGCGATGTCTATACCTTAATTCATGAAATCGGGCATTCTGGTCAATTCATCTTTTCAGACAATCACCAAAGCTACTTCAACGCCCACATGTCGACTTACTATGTCGAAGCGCCGTCAACCTTCAATGAATTGCTTTTAAGTGATTACTTGGAGCACCAGTCTGACGACCCTCGTCAAAAACGCTTCGCTCTGGCTCACCGCTTGACAGACACCTACTTCCATAACTTTATTACCCACCTCTTGGAAGCAGCCTTCCAGCGTAAGGTGTATACACTGATTGAAGAAGGAGAAACCTTCGGAGCAAGTAAGCTCAACAGCATTATGAAGGAAGTTTTGACCGATTTCTGGGGAGATGCTATTGAAATTGACGATGATGCAGCTCTGACTTGGATGCGCCAAGCTCATTATTACATGGGCTTGTATAGTTACACTTACTCAGCAGGGCTAGTCATCTCGACTGCAGGTTACCTCCATCTTAAAAACTCTGAAACTGGAGCTGAAGATTGGCTCAATCTCCTCAAATCGGGTGGTAGCAAGACACCGCTTGAGTCAGCTATGATTATCGGAGCTGATATTTCAACAGATAAACCACTCCGTGATACAATCCAATTCTTGTCTGACACAGTTGATCAGATTATCGCCTACAGTGCCCAGTTGGGAGAGTAA